A region from the Candidatus Bathyarchaeota archaeon genome encodes:
- a CDS encoding tetrahydromethanopterin S-methyltransferase subunit H, protein MYRINNFRIGGQPGELPTVLIGNIFYKGMPEVSNHREGSFDKKTVLKWIRLAETISEKSGVPHFLDIMAMYPEAIRRYIAFVSEQTNTPFLIDGANPETRIAALDTVKQLNLEKYVIFNGITPKTSQNELVAIKDAGVNAAVAMAFNEFDYSPEGRISILEGSTEYIGLLGMAKKAKVEKILIDTIVFDVPSISYAAEAIKLVKEQLGYPAGCSPANAMYSWKQALKGSVLREGFAASNASAHTIAQCWGADFLIYGPIKQAKNMIPACAVNDAIIAYYTMKRFGTKPLVKNHPLYKIF, encoded by the coding sequence ATCTACCGAATCAACAACTTCAGAATCGGTGGACAGCCTGGAGAATTGCCTACCGTTCTAATCGGCAACATCTTCTATAAAGGCATGCCAGAAGTTTCAAACCACAGAGAAGGCAGTTTTGACAAAAAAACAGTTTTAAAATGGATCAGACTTGCTGAGACGATTTCCGAGAAAAGCGGAGTGCCCCACTTTCTAGACATTATGGCAATGTATCCAGAAGCAATAAGGAGATACATTGCCTTCGTTTCGGAGCAAACAAATACTCCTTTTCTAATTGACGGCGCTAATCCAGAGACGAGAATAGCTGCTTTAGATACTGTTAAACAACTTAACCTTGAGAAATACGTGATATTCAACGGAATTACGCCTAAAACCTCACAAAACGAATTAGTAGCCATCAAAGATGCTGGCGTCAACGCGGCGGTTGCAATGGCATTCAACGAATTCGATTACTCTCCAGAGGGCAGAATCAGCATACTGGAAGGTTCGACAGAATATATCGGACTGCTTGGCATGGCAAAAAAAGCAAAGGTGGAAAAAATCCTTATAGATACAATAGTTTTCGATGTACCTAGCATCTCTTACGCCGCAGAGGCTATCAAACTTGTGAAAGAACAACTAGGATATCCTGCTGGTTGTTCACCCGCAAACGCAATGTACTCTTGGAAACAGGCGTTGAAAGGTTCAGTTTTAAGAGAGGGCTTTGCAGCATCCAACGCATCTGCGCACACAATTGCTCAGTGTTGGGGTGCAGATTTCCTCATCTATGGACCAATAAAACAAGCTAAGAACATGATTCCTGCGTGTGCTGTCAACGACGCGATAATTGCTTACTATACTATGAAACGTTTCGGAACCAAACCGCTGGTCAAGAACCATCCGCTTTACAAAATCTTTTAG
- a CDS encoding AAA family ATPase gives MQTIVSMGRGGSGKTTFVSLMTKYFIEIGDIPLLLVDVDPDQNLGEMVGIDLKEEGKKTISELLLETFKEKGGTTVGVPPSERIESKIWEKGLYEGNSFDLIAVGTKFMEGCYCLPDAALKKALERLTKTYRHVLVDSPAGLEHLNRRITSQVDDIFDIIDPSQKSFNHIERACRVVKEVKIDFKNFYVIAGYRVPEKLEAEVEKRIKLKYLGKIAYDKDVENYVLSGKPLLELPSSSFAYISVKKLMAEAGY, from the coding sequence ATGCAAACAATTGTCTCTATGGGTAGAGGGGGAAGCGGAAAAACAACTTTTGTCTCTCTCATGACCAAATACTTCATTGAAATCGGCGATATTCCTCTCCTTCTTGTAGATGTAGATCCTGATCAAAACTTGGGAGAAATGGTTGGAATAGACCTTAAAGAAGAGGGGAAGAAGACAATATCTGAGTTATTGCTTGAAACCTTTAAGGAGAAAGGAGGCACCACAGTCGGGGTACCTCCTTCAGAAAGAATAGAAAGTAAGATCTGGGAAAAGGGACTATATGAAGGAAACTCTTTTGATCTGATTGCCGTTGGTACAAAATTTATGGAAGGCTGTTACTGTTTACCAGATGCTGCGTTGAAAAAAGCCTTGGAAAGGTTAACGAAGACCTACAGACACGTTCTCGTTGATTCTCCAGCTGGATTAGAACACCTAAACAGAAGAATAACTTCTCAGGTAGACGACATATTTGACATAATAGATCCTTCCCAGAAATCCTTCAACCATATTGAGAGAGCATGCAGAGTTGTCAAAGAGGTTAAGATCGATTTCAAAAATTTCTACGTTATCGCGGGCTATCGAGTTCCAGAGAAACTAGAAGCAGAAGTTGAAAAAAGAATAAAACTGAAATATCTGGGGAAAATCGCCTACGACAAAGATGTCGAAAACTATGTTCTCTCTGGAAAACCTTTACTTGAGCTCCCTTCCTCATCCTTTGCATACATTTCAGTGAAAAAGCTCATGGCAGAAGCAGGTTACTAA
- a CDS encoding acetylserotonin O-methyltransferase, producing the protein MTHESLSSLEPKIIKKLATAVYPSFAMLAGMQLDVFTTLKGGPLSAERLADSIGTKPAKLKPLLYALMAARLLTMKGDIFSNTDEANHFLVRESPYYIGDHAYINPLIMLGNWDAALKTAESIRTGIPQAKYDFSEKSEEELESLFRCTRPIAVRAGLELVARYDFSSYSTLLDVGGGSGGLTIAITEACPNIRATVADLPSVTPVTRRFVEEAGATDRVQVMTADVVCDPLTGSFDVAVLRALIQVLSPDQARRVIKTVSEVINSGGVIYILGHILDNSRISPLEEVGHGIVYLNAYDVPAPYTEQEHRDWLTEVGFKLIERDTLPNGDGVIRARKPA; encoded by the coding sequence GTGACCCACGAATCACTCTCATCCCTTGAACCAAAGATCATCAAGAAGCTTGCAACGGCAGTCTATCCATCCTTTGCGATGCTGGCAGGAATGCAACTTGACGTGTTTACAACTCTCAAAGGTGGACCCTTGAGCGCTGAGCGGCTTGCCGACTCGATAGGTACCAAACCTGCCAAACTAAAGCCGCTTCTATATGCTCTTATGGCTGCGAGGCTGCTGACCATGAAAGGAGATATTTTCTCCAACACAGATGAAGCTAACCATTTCTTAGTCCGAGAAAGCCCCTACTATATAGGAGACCATGCATACATCAATCCACTAATAATGCTCGGCAATTGGGACGCTGCCCTCAAGACTGCAGAGTCGATTCGAACAGGAATACCACAGGCAAAGTATGATTTCTCAGAAAAGTCAGAAGAAGAATTGGAATCGCTCTTTCGCTGCACACGCCCAATTGCCGTCAGAGCAGGACTCGAGCTGGTGGCGAGATATGATTTTTCCTCCTACAGCACGTTGTTGGATGTTGGTGGGGGCTCGGGTGGACTTACCATCGCGATAACCGAGGCTTGCCCCAATATTCGGGCGACGGTAGCAGACCTTCCATCCGTTACGCCGGTCACACGACGTTTCGTGGAGGAAGCAGGCGCCACTGATCGGGTTCAAGTCATGACCGCTGACGTGGTGTGTGATCCACTGACTGGTTCATTTGATGTCGCAGTCTTAAGAGCACTTATCCAAGTGCTTTCGCCAGATCAGGCGCGTCGCGTAATTAAAACCGTAAGCGAAGTGATAAATTCAGGTGGGGTAATCTACATTCTTGGCCATATTCTGGATAACTCACGAATTTCCCCCCTAGAAGAGGTAGGGCATGGTATAGTCTATCTAAACGCGTATGACGTTCCTGCTCCTTACACAGAACAAGAGCACAGAGATTGGCTGACCGAGGTAGGCTTCAAGCTAATTGAGCGCGATACGCTACCGAATGGGGACGGTGTTATTAGGGCTCGAAAACCCGCTTGA
- a CDS encoding CooT family nickel-binding protein, translating to MCEFTVFLNKEIVYRDAVYVKHEGNKVLLKDVLGVTKTIENCKIVEVDVGSERLVLASE from the coding sequence ATGTGCGAATTCACAGTGTTTCTGAATAAAGAAATCGTTTACAGAGACGCAGTCTACGTTAAGCATGAGGGAAACAAGGTGCTGCTAAAAGACGTCTTAGGTGTTACTAAGACAATAGAAAACTGTAAGATTGTTGAAGTTGATGTGGGTTCGGAACGATTAGTTCTCGCTTCAGAGTAA
- a CDS encoding thioredoxin, which produces MFNSIVETNASNWKEEVPDSKDLVIVEFWHPQSPYCKMVEPVYVELSKEFVGKLKLAKFDVMKSLESQEPAAKYGMMGTPTLKFFCQGKPVQDIVGVLTKDYLRQGIEFAIKKHRECAEKSAPLNLPYIS; this is translated from the coding sequence ATGTTCAATAGCATAGTGGAGACAAACGCATCGAACTGGAAAGAGGAGGTTCCAGACTCAAAGGATTTAGTTATTGTTGAGTTTTGGCATCCACAATCTCCCTACTGCAAGATGGTTGAGCCGGTTTATGTTGAACTTTCAAAGGAGTTTGTAGGCAAACTGAAACTCGCGAAATTCGATGTCATGAAGAGCCTAGAGAGCCAAGAGCCTGCTGCCAAATATGGTATGATGGGTACACCTACTTTGAAGTTCTTCTGTCAAGGAAAACCTGTTCAAGACATTGTAGGTGTACTGACGAAGGATTATCTGCGCCAAGGAATAGAATTCGCGATCAAAAAACACCGCGAATGTGCAGAGAAGAGCGCGCCTTTAAATCTGCCATACATAAGCTGA
- a CDS encoding DUF362 domain-containing protein, translating to MEGTASKVAIFELDENVQRSLKQALKLIEKIDDLNTARRSVVIKPGIFDHKKKNHPTVNIVNAIINSFNRAPHIFIAESDNYKGTGSERLQIYKKLFAERVVPFNLSDDINTREVSIADEKMSFSNILFKPNVLVSTHTLRKYEKGTVLKNLLGLIPERKKARLHKKLVTVLLDTYEAIGGIDLAILDGTYTYCPTSDKGIKTNILLVGRDAVAVEVVGATLVGLNPEKMPLIQEAIKRGLGEGDVNQIEVLGSSLKSLKERIHQQLKSLKKKRS from the coding sequence GTGGAAGGCACGGCATCAAAAGTTGCAATATTCGAACTCGATGAAAATGTTCAAAGATCGCTTAAACAAGCTCTCAAACTAATCGAGAAAATCGACGATTTGAACACGGCAAGGAGATCTGTCGTTATCAAGCCAGGAATCTTCGACCATAAGAAGAAGAACCATCCCACAGTCAACATAGTTAATGCAATCATCAATAGCTTCAACAGAGCTCCACATATCTTCATAGCGGAGTCAGATAATTACAAAGGGACTGGCTCAGAACGACTGCAAATCTATAAAAAGCTCTTCGCTGAACGAGTTGTACCGTTCAACCTCTCCGATGATATAAACACTAGAGAAGTCAGCATAGCCGATGAAAAAATGAGCTTCTCAAATATCCTCTTCAAGCCCAACGTCCTAGTAAGCACTCATACATTACGCAAATATGAGAAAGGAACTGTCTTGAAGAATCTATTGGGCTTGATTCCAGAACGAAAGAAAGCGAGGCTACACAAGAAGCTGGTAACAGTCCTCCTTGACACCTATGAGGCGATAGGTGGAATAGACCTCGCCATCCTAGATGGCACTTACACCTATTGTCCGACCTCGGATAAAGGAATAAAGACAAACATCCTTTTGGTTGGCAGGGATGCAGTTGCTGTGGAGGTTGTTGGAGCCACTCTTGTTGGCTTGAATCCGGAGAAAATGCCATTGATACAAGAAGCCATTAAAAGGGGCCTCGGAGAAGGAGACGTAAACCAAATTGAAGTTCTAGGAAGTTCCTTGAAAAGTCTTAAAGAAAGAATTCATCAACAATTGAAAAGCCTAAAGAAAAAAAGAAGTTAG
- a CDS encoding cobalamin-dependent protein (Presence of a B(12) (cobalamin)-binding domain implies dependence on cobalamin itself, in one of its several forms, or in some unusual lineages, dependence on a cobalamin-like analog.) has product MSKKILEELKDAVVVGNMKKAKEIAEQIMNRGIAVNTALDTLMKAMKTVDERYERREYFVIDVASSASAMREAFKVLEPYLEAEPATVKGKIVIGSLKGNIQGLGKDIVAATLQSAGFQVINLGEDVAPEDFVKAVVREEAQIIAISISMEETIPYLKVVVDILKKENLRDKIKVIIGGNTVSEQTCREYELDAYAVDAQDCLKKVKALLTKRFCKADGS; this is encoded by the coding sequence TTGAGTAAGAAGATCTTGGAAGAACTGAAAGATGCTGTTGTTGTTGGTAACATGAAAAAGGCAAAAGAAATTGCTGAACAGATAATGAACCGAGGAATCGCAGTCAATACGGCCTTGGACACACTAATGAAAGCCATGAAAACTGTTGATGAACGTTACGAAAGAAGGGAATACTTCGTTATTGACGTTGCGTCTTCTGCCTCAGCGATGCGGGAAGCTTTCAAAGTTCTTGAGCCATATTTAGAGGCTGAACCCGCCACAGTGAAAGGGAAAATCGTTATTGGCTCGTTGAAAGGGAACATTCAAGGTTTAGGAAAAGACATTGTAGCCGCGACACTTCAATCAGCAGGTTTTCAAGTTATTAATTTAGGCGAAGACGTCGCTCCTGAGGACTTTGTAAAGGCTGTAGTTCGTGAAGAAGCACAGATTATAGCTATTTCCATATCCATGGAAGAAACAATCCCATACCTAAAAGTAGTAGTGGACATTTTGAAAAAAGAAAACCTACGAGACAAAATAAAAGTGATAATAGGAGGCAACACGGTTTCCGAACAGACATGTAGAGAGTATGAACTTGATGCTTACGCAGTTGACGCGCAAGACTGCTTGAAAAAAGTCAAGGCTTTGCTCACTAAAAGATTTTGTAAAGCGGATGGTTCTTGA
- a CDS encoding OB-fold nucleic acid binding domain-containing protein, giving the protein MKIKDLRNGLKRVDVEAKVLEKTATREVTSRYKNETLRVATAIISDDTGQIKLTLWNDQIEEVNENDTVKIENGYVTSFRGEIQLNVGKYGQLTVM; this is encoded by the coding sequence ATGAAAATAAAGGATTTAAGAAATGGATTGAAGCGAGTAGACGTGGAAGCAAAAGTCCTTGAAAAAACCGCAACGCGCGAAGTCACGTCTAGATACAAAAACGAAACATTGCGCGTAGCAACGGCGATTATAAGTGACGACACTGGACAAATAAAACTAACATTATGGAACGACCAAATCGAAGAAGTCAACGAAAACGACACAGTTAAAATCGAAAATGGCTACGTAACCTCGTTCCGCGGAGAAATCCAACTCAACGTCGGTAAATATGGACAATTAACCGTGATGTAA
- the tdh gene encoding L-threonine 3-dehydrogenase → MKNMYAVVKTKRAPGAEVTIVNIPKIERSEVLVKVKTAAICGTDVHIWDWNKWAQERMRKIPLIFGHEFCGEVIDIGVDVTSVKVGDFVSAETHIVDGTCYQCQTDRMHVCRHMEILGVDRDGVFAEYVALPERNAWKNDPKLDPAVASIQEPLGNAVQTVLPKDNVEDIAGKDVAVLGCGPIGLMAIAVVKTLGAARIFATAGGSNKMRMDLATKMGADFVLSAREEGENIPQRILTETDGNGVDVALEMSGSPMALKQAFEILTPGGRVSLLGLFDTSVMFDFNDAMIFKAATVYGISGRRMFQTWHQVKGLLSNSEFRNKIASIISHKLAMEDVEEGIELINSKKAAKVVLEPKW, encoded by the coding sequence ATGAAGAATATGTATGCTGTTGTTAAGACAAAACGAGCACCTGGCGCAGAAGTCACTATTGTGAATATTCCGAAGATTGAAAGAAGCGAAGTTCTTGTAAAAGTTAAAACAGCTGCAATATGTGGCACAGATGTTCATATTTGGGATTGGAATAAGTGGGCACAGGAACGAATGAGGAAAATCCCATTAATATTTGGACACGAGTTTTGCGGTGAGGTTATAGATATAGGCGTAGACGTAACCAGTGTAAAGGTTGGCGACTTTGTATCCGCAGAGACACACATAGTAGACGGCACTTGCTATCAATGTCAAACCGACCGCATGCACGTTTGTCGACATATGGAAATATTAGGTGTTGACAGAGACGGCGTATTTGCAGAGTACGTTGCCTTACCCGAGAGAAACGCGTGGAAAAACGACCCGAAACTTGATCCAGCAGTTGCATCCATCCAAGAACCCTTGGGAAATGCCGTTCAAACAGTCTTGCCGAAGGACAATGTTGAAGACATTGCTGGAAAAGACGTCGCTGTCTTAGGCTGCGGCCCAATCGGATTGATGGCTATTGCTGTCGTTAAGACGTTAGGCGCGGCAAGAATTTTCGCCACTGCAGGTGGTTCAAACAAAATGCGCATGGATTTAGCTACGAAAATGGGGGCAGACTTCGTTCTTAGCGCCAGAGAGGAAGGCGAGAACATTCCTCAGAGAATACTTACCGAAACCGATGGAAACGGCGTCGATGTTGCTTTAGAAATGTCAGGATCTCCGATGGCTTTGAAGCAAGCCTTCGAGATACTAACGCCTGGTGGAAGAGTTTCCTTGCTAGGGCTCTTCGATACATCAGTCATGTTTGATTTCAACGATGCCATGATATTCAAGGCGGCAACGGTGTATGGCATTTCTGGCAGACGCATGTTCCAAACTTGGCATCAAGTCAAGGGTTTACTCTCCAATTCAGAGTTTAGAAATAAGATTGCGTCCATAATTTCGCACAAACTTGCCATGGAGGACGTAGAGGAAGGCATCGAGTTAATTAACTCAAAAAAAGCCGCGAAGGTTGTCTTAGAGCCTAAATGGTAA
- a CDS encoding AAA family ATPase produces the protein MKIAVSGKGGVGKTLIAGALACSFASKGLKTIAIDADPSPNLALTLGLPLKKARDLVPISENKELVESKTNTGVSGVYRLSFTVDDIVRDFSVQTPCNVNLIVMGTVQSMGSGCTCAANAVVRALLRHLVVERDEVVLLDMEAGVEHLGRGTAKHVDTMLIVADSSIKSLETAKHIHRLAKEAGIKQVFLIGNKVASEPQKDAIKKFAENNSLNMLDFVPFDEQVVKAEMQGETPLKYEDSSAVRAIENLGARIIQIRR, from the coding sequence GTGAAAATAGCGGTTTCTGGGAAGGGCGGAGTGGGCAAAACCTTAATTGCAGGAGCCCTTGCCTGCTCTTTCGCTAGCAAGGGATTAAAGACAATTGCCATTGATGCTGATCCTTCTCCGAATCTTGCCTTAACCTTGGGTCTACCGCTAAAGAAAGCACGAGATTTAGTGCCGATATCGGAAAACAAAGAGCTAGTTGAATCAAAAACAAACACTGGGGTCTCAGGCGTCTACCGCCTTTCTTTCACCGTAGACGACATTGTTCGAGATTTTTCTGTTCAAACTCCTTGTAATGTGAATTTAATAGTGATGGGAACAGTACAATCGATGGGCTCAGGGTGCACTTGCGCTGCGAATGCTGTTGTTCGCGCTTTGCTTCGCCATTTGGTGGTGGAGCGGGACGAGGTGGTGCTTCTCGATATGGAAGCAGGTGTCGAGCATTTGGGTCGAGGAACCGCGAAGCATGTCGACACTATGTTGATCGTTGCAGACTCCAGCATAAAATCTTTGGAAACTGCTAAGCACATCCATAGGCTAGCCAAGGAAGCAGGCATTAAACAGGTTTTTCTAATTGGGAATAAGGTGGCAAGCGAACCGCAGAAGGACGCGATTAAGAAATTCGCTGAAAACAACAGCTTGAACATGCTGGATTTCGTGCCTTTCGACGAACAAGTCGTGAAGGCGGAGATGCAAGGAGAGACGCCGCTTAAATATGAAGATTCTTCTGCGGTACGAGCTATTGAAAATTTGGGCGCGAGAATCATCCAGATCAGACGGTAG
- a CDS encoding helix-turn-helix domain-containing protein, translated as MKALASKSRLQILECIQKGVSNPGQIARELKRHRSTIEKHLRVLLSAKIVEKVPSLSKGGQLTIRYTMRENTKKLLFRIQEVSQNF; from the coding sequence TTGAAAGCACTGGCTTCCAAATCAAGATTACAAATTTTGGAATGTATACAAAAAGGAGTTTCTAATCCTGGTCAGATAGCAAGAGAGTTGAAGCGACACAGATCAACTATTGAAAAGCATTTAAGAGTGCTTCTATCGGCAAAAATCGTTGAAAAAGTTCCATCATTGAGTAAAGGCGGTCAGTTAACAATTCGTTATACGATGCGAGAGAATACGAAAAAACTTCTATTCAGAATTCAAGAAGTTTCCCAAAACTTCTAG
- a CDS encoding transglutaminase-like domain-containing protein, which yields MHRPKLSRRQIKILVCVSIIAAVVIAFFYGSWLNFQTYYLGVMKDLNSSETKAYMRNKINGSHNFIELLNWTSQNLNWSEESFTRYSKPQQILNQGKGRCGEFTIVYIAACLAFGYEARIVVSRQFYQIGHGFHTWAEVKLDGVWTHVDPSPTAFWNDTSRYRSWNWGPRITLNVFAFEDGQIEDVTSRYR from the coding sequence ATGCATCGCCCTAAGCTTTCGAGAAGGCAAATCAAAATTCTCGTGTGTGTATCAATAATCGCGGCTGTCGTTATAGCGTTTTTCTATGGCTCTTGGCTTAATTTCCAGACGTACTACTTGGGCGTAATGAAAGACCTGAACAGTTCTGAAACCAAAGCATACATGCGCAATAAGATCAATGGATCCCACAACTTTATTGAACTTCTGAACTGGACAAGTCAGAATCTCAATTGGTCCGAGGAGAGCTTTACGCGATACTCTAAGCCTCAACAGATTCTGAACCAAGGGAAAGGCAGATGTGGAGAATTCACTATTGTTTATATAGCTGCCTGTTTGGCGTTTGGCTATGAGGCCAGAATCGTTGTTTCCCGGCAATTCTATCAGATTGGTCACGGTTTTCATACATGGGCGGAAGTGAAATTGGATGGCGTTTGGACTCACGTCGATCCCAGTCCTACAGCTTTCTGGAATGACACTTCACGTTACAGAAGCTGGAATTGGGGACCAAGAATCACACTGAACGTTTTTGCTTTTGAAGATGGCCAAATTGAAGATGTCACTTCACGATACAGATAA
- a CDS encoding ATP-NAD kinase family protein, with the protein MRIGFLINPIAGMGGKVGLKGTDGVFEKAVEMGAKPIATERGIEFLKKLKELGLNQRIQLVTCPATMGEEVIHSTSLEADILPMKITTRTTAEDTKKAVRLMAECKVNLILFVGGDGTARDVLDALSGLGSVPVLGIPSGVKMYSGIFAINPEDAAYIIEAFLKEEAQLADFEIMDADEAVIRSDRFNIRLYGFLKGPFLPMRIQGSKQVSPETLDEHENQLAVARFIVEEIGPEATCILGPGTTIKCVADFLGVEKTLLGVDIYHEGRVVKDVNERILMKEIDDWQSTWIVVSPIGRQGILFGRGNQQISPRIIRLVEKEKIIVLATRSKIRSIEGGVLRVDTGDAQVDKMLRGYIKVATDYREWRLLRIR; encoded by the coding sequence ATGAGAATAGGTTTTCTTATAAACCCCATTGCAGGCATGGGTGGAAAAGTCGGATTAAAAGGGACAGACGGCGTCTTCGAAAAAGCCGTTGAGATGGGAGCGAAACCTATTGCCACTGAAAGAGGAATAGAGTTTTTGAAAAAACTGAAAGAACTTGGACTAAATCAGAGAATCCAATTAGTAACATGCCCAGCCACAATGGGCGAAGAAGTGATTCATTCTACGAGTCTGGAAGCTGACATATTGCCAATGAAAATAACAACCAGAACAACAGCAGAAGACACCAAAAAGGCGGTAAGGTTGATGGCTGAGTGCAAGGTCAACCTCATTCTTTTCGTAGGCGGCGATGGCACGGCAAGAGACGTTCTAGACGCGTTATCCGGTTTAGGCTCCGTACCGGTTCTGGGTATTCCGTCTGGCGTGAAAATGTATAGCGGAATATTTGCTATCAATCCTGAAGATGCAGCCTACATCATTGAGGCCTTTCTCAAAGAAGAAGCCCAACTTGCAGACTTTGAGATAATGGACGCAGATGAGGCAGTCATCAGAAGCGACCGTTTCAACATTCGGCTCTATGGCTTTCTAAAAGGTCCTTTCTTGCCTATGCGCATTCAAGGAAGCAAACAGGTATCGCCAGAGACGTTAGATGAACATGAAAATCAACTAGCTGTCGCTCGTTTCATAGTTGAAGAGATTGGCCCTGAAGCCACATGTATCCTCGGCCCCGGCACCACCATAAAATGTGTAGCGGACTTTCTGGGGGTGGAAAAAACTCTCCTTGGAGTTGACATCTACCACGAAGGCAGAGTGGTAAAGGATGTTAACGAGCGGATATTGATGAAAGAAATAGACGATTGGCAGAGCACGTGGATTGTTGTTTCCCCGATTGGGAGACAAGGAATCTTGTTCGGGCGAGGTAATCAGCAGATTAGTCCGAGAATTATTAGACTTGTTGAAAAAGAGAAGATTATCGTGTTGGCGACCAGAAGCAAAATTCGAAGCATTGAAGGAGGAGTTTTGAGAGTCGACACAGGTGATGCACAAGTGGATAAGATGCTCAGAGGATACATAAAAGTAGCGACAGACTATCGCGAATGGAGACTATTACGGATCAGATAA
- a CDS encoding C45 family autoproteolytic acyltransferase/hydrolase yields the protein MFHPRVKGTYYEMGYKYGSILYKHGFRVSEQSTEKLDFGRKSEKEVRRVFPEILEEIQGFAEACHASYEQLTAFFLSIGAFKVEPMCSVFATFNGSDVVFGRNYDSYYSFKKYIASYLTLPEDGYGSLGHSDIFVGREDGVNEKDLAIAMTGVAEKIIKPGINFPLIIRCVLDKCANVEEGVKTLSNAHFSTTSNYLVADKEGNMAVIEASPDKVRARNPEEGDSFIVCTNHFLHPEMLEMEDQKERSGLNWDSVPRYTTIYDALKQHDGKIDVKTAQKILSNHSGYVCSHQKKIQLGTIWSIVATLKKPQIFRAEGHPCRAKYKPDLRLNKAIRILKRH from the coding sequence ATGTTTCATCCCAGAGTCAAAGGCACATATTATGAGATGGGTTACAAATACGGAAGCATCTTGTACAAGCACGGGTTCAGAGTCTCGGAACAATCAACTGAAAAGCTCGATTTTGGAAGAAAAAGTGAAAAAGAGGTTAGACGAGTTTTTCCAGAAATCTTGGAGGAAATACAGGGATTCGCAGAGGCTTGTCACGCTTCATACGAACAGCTGACAGCCTTCTTCCTAAGCATTGGGGCTTTCAAAGTCGAGCCTATGTGCAGTGTGTTCGCAACATTCAACGGTTCTGATGTTGTATTTGGACGCAACTATGACTCCTACTACAGCTTTAAAAAATACATCGCAAGCTATCTCACCCTTCCTGAAGATGGCTATGGGAGCTTGGGTCATTCAGACATTTTTGTTGGAAGAGAAGACGGCGTAAACGAGAAAGATTTAGCAATAGCCATGACAGGGGTAGCAGAAAAAATCATCAAACCAGGCATCAACTTCCCCCTCATAATAAGATGTGTCCTTGATAAATGTGCAAACGTGGAAGAAGGTGTCAAAACTCTTTCAAATGCACACTTCTCAACCACAAGTAACTATTTGGTCGCTGATAAGGAAGGTAACATGGCGGTTATTGAAGCTTCTCCAGACAAAGTAAGAGCCCGCAACCCCGAAGAGGGCGACAGCTTCATAGTCTGCACTAACCATTTTCTGCATCCTGAAATGCTAGAAATGGAAGACCAAAAAGAAAGATCTGGACTGAACTGGGACTCGGTACCCAGATACACAACGATTTATGATGCACTCAAACAACATGATGGAAAAATCGATGTCAAAACCGCCCAGAAAATCTTGTCGAACCACAGCGGATACGTGTGCTCCCACCAGAAAAAGATTCAACTCGGCACGATCTGGTCAATTGTCGCCACCCTGAAGAAACCTCAAATATTTAGGGCGGAAGGACATCCATGCAGAGCAAAATACAAGCCAGACCTCCGTCTAAACAAAGCAATTCGAATCCTCAAAAGGCATTGA